The following DNA comes from Spirochaetales bacterium.
GATATTAGGGCGGTCATATTTTTACATGGAAACGGATAAGCCCTTATTGATCGAAACGGGAAGCGGGTTTACCGTTCGCTATAAAGGCAGATATCTTTACTCCTCGCAGCGCCCCCGGGAACTCATCGAGAAACGGGTAGACGGATTCGAACTGGAGGATCGTACCCTTTATATCGTGCCCTCAATCGGTCTCGGCTACGGCCTCGATATCCTCGAAAGAAAATGTCCCGCTTCTTCGCATGTTCTCTGTATCGAAATTGACGAAATACTCATGAAATTATACCTCGAAAAGGGACCGGTCGGGCTTCCGGACACGGACAGGCTTTCAGTCATACGGACGGGGAATCCCCTGGAGGTGGTCCGCTATATCAGACGGCTCGGAACGTACCGGTTTCGACGGGTCAGGATGCTGAGTTGTTCGGGAGGTTATCACCTGTACGCGGAAACCTACAAAGAGATGGTTCGGCTTCTCGAGGAAGAGATTACCACTTACTGGAAAAACAAGATGACCCTTCTCTATATGGCGCCCCTCTGGATCAGGCATATCTTCTATAATCTCGTTCGTCTGCACGCGAAGCCCGATATCACGGTGCTCCGCGATATTTCGTCACTCGCCGTCGACCTCCCCGTTCTCGTGATCGGTGCCGGGCCGTCGCTTGACGGGACGATCGAAACCATAAAAAGGATACGGAAAAGGGTGGTACTCGTTGCGGTGGATACGGCATACGGTGCCCTGTGCGAACACGCGATCACACCCGATTTTATCGTTATCCTCGAATCCCAGATCGCGAACCTGAAGGATTTCGTCACCCACAGGGACCCGGGCATACCGGTAATCTGTGATGTGACCGCCCATCCCGCTACATTACGGTTTTTTAACGGTCCCCTCTACCTTTTTTCATCATCCTTTTTCCCCGTGCGGTTATTGGACAGACTGAAAGCGGCATGCTTCCTCCCGACGCAGATTCCGGCACTCGGATCGGTGGGGGGCGCGGCGCTTTATGTCGCCATGCGGATGACGGACGGTCCCGTACTGGTGACCGGTCTTGATTTCGGATATTCCGATGGCAGAACCCACGCGAAGGGGACGCCGTATCCCCTGCTTCTGAACAATCATACCACGCGGTTTACCCCGCTCGAGCAGCTTGTCTACGGAGGTATACTGAAAAGGCCCCTCGTCGATGTGGCGGCAAAGGGGGGCGGCAGGCTTTTGAGCGATCTGGTCCTGAGGTCGTACGCGCTCGAAGTGACATATATAACGGCCGGTAAAACGAATATTTTCGATATCGGGAAGACGGGAATGAACATCGGTTTGCCCCTGCTTAAGGATGACGGGGAGATCGACCGGGTCCTTTTTTCCCCTCGGGGGGAAGGAAAGACCGACCGGCCCGAAAGCGGTGTCAGGGGCGGCCGCGTTCATCAGGGGCCGCAATCGGTGTGCCTTTTTTTGGCGGACGAGAAGGCGTGTCTGGATCGCGCCGAAAAACTCCTGACCGCGCGCCTCGAATCACTCATCGAGTGTGAAAGGGATTTCAGTCATGAAGAACGGGATATCCTTGATGCGATCGATTATGCATGGCTTCATTTTCCGGACCCGTTGCCGTTGCCCGTTGCGGAGAAGGGATTTCTCTTCCGGCTGCTCGTTTCGGTCCGTTATTACAACAGGCTGATGGACCGTGCCCTTCTGCTGCTCGAAAAAAACATGGCTTGAGCTTTGACTTTCTTTTTGAGGGGGTGTATCTTTTTGTAACAGCGTGCGGTTGTCGTTATGTAGTGGGTTTGCGAAAGGAGAGAGATGCCAAGATGAAGAAATATCCGTTTTTCCTGACGCTCGTTTTATTTTTGTCGTCCGCAGCGCTTTTCGGCGCTGAAGCGATACAGTGGGAAAAAGATCTTTCGGTCGTACTCAAGAACGCGGAGAAAAAAAATTCCCTTATCATGATCCATCTGTATACCGACTGGTGCCACTGGTGCAAGGAACTCGACAAACGGACCTACACGCACAAACGTGTCATCGATCTTTCGGAAAAATTTGTCTGTATCCGCATTAATCCCGAAAAAGACGGCAAGGACAAAGTCGATTTCGTCAAACAGTTCGATATACCCGGTTTCCCGACAATACTTTTTGTGGACAACAGGGGGGCGCTTTACGGCAAGATCGGGGGGTTCCTCGAAGGAGAAGCCTACGCAAAGGAAATGGAAGCTGTCCTGAAGATCGAAAAGTCGATACGCGACCTTATGGAAAAGCATGAGAAGGGGGACAGGAAAAGCACCTACAAGCTTATCGATATCATGTATGAACGTGAGTTGTACGGGGAGGCGATAAAACTCATTCTCGTCCTGAAAAAAGAGGATGCGATGCCGGACGAACCTGTCTATTATTTCATCCTGGGCAACCACTATTTCGAAAATAAAGCGTACAATGACGCTTATAATTCATTCATGCGCATCATGAATAAAAAAGGCGTCGATTCCGAATTATACTACCACGCAGCATACCTCGCTGGATACAGCCTTTATTTCGTCGAGGGGAAAAAAGAAGCTGTGGCGTTTCTTAAGAAATACAAAAACCACGAAAAGAATCCGTACACGAGTATCTATGCCAGACTGATCCAGTATCTCGAATCGCAATAACACCATAGCCGGGACGATCAGTCCGAATCCGTTTTCAGGACGGAGAGAAAGGCACTTTGGGGGAGTTCGACATTACCGACCATCTTCATTCGCTTTTTGCCCGCCTTCTGTTTTTCGAGCAGTTTCCTCTTTCGCGTGATGTCCCCCCCGTAACATTTCGCCGTGACATCCTTTCTCAGCGCGGAAATCGTTTCGCGGGCGATGATCTGGTTCCCGATCGCCCCCTGGATTGGTATCTTGAATTGGTGCCGGGGAATTTCGTCCCGCAGTCTTTTGCATATGTGCCGTGCCTTTTTATACGCGTTGTCCTTGAAGACGAGCATACAGAGGGCGTCGACGATTTTCCCGTTGATGAGAATATCGAGTTTGACGAGATTC
Coding sequences within:
- a CDS encoding DUF115 domain-containing protein; this translates as METDKPLLIETGSGFTVRYKGRYLYSSQRPRELIEKRVDGFELEDRTLYIVPSIGLGYGLDILERKCPASSHVLCIEIDEILMKLYLEKGPVGLPDTDRLSVIRTGNPLEVVRYIRRLGTYRFRRVRMLSCSGGYHLYAETYKEMVRLLEEEITTYWKNKMTLLYMAPLWIRHIFYNLVRLHAKPDITVLRDISSLAVDLPVLVIGAGPSLDGTIETIKRIRKRVVLVAVDTAYGALCEHAITPDFIVILESQIANLKDFVTHRDPGIPVICDVTAHPATLRFFNGPLYLFSSSFFPVRLLDRLKAACFLPTQIPALGSVGGAALYVAMRMTDGPVLVTGLDFGYSDGRTHAKGTPYPLLLNNHTTRFTPLEQLVYGGILKRPLVDVAAKGGGRLLSDLVLRSYALEVTYITAGKTNIFDIGKTGMNIGLPLLKDDGEIDRVLFSPRGEGKTDRPESGVRGGRVHQGPQSVCLFLADEKACLDRAEKLLTARLESLIECERDFSHEERDILDAIDYAWLHFPDPLPLPVAEKGFLFRLLVSVRYYNRLMDRALLLLEKNMA
- a CDS encoding thioredoxin family protein; the protein is MKKYPFFLTLVLFLSSAALFGAEAIQWEKDLSVVLKNAEKKNSLIMIHLYTDWCHWCKELDKRTYTHKRVIDLSEKFVCIRINPEKDGKDKVDFVKQFDIPGFPTILFVDNRGALYGKIGGFLEGEAYAKEMEAVLKIEKSIRDLMEKHEKGDRKSTYKLIDIMYERELYGEAIKLILVLKKEDAMPDEPVYYFILGNHYFENKAYNDAYNSFMRIMNKKGVDSELYYHAAYLAGYSLYFVEGKKEAVAFLKKYKNHEKNPYTSIYARLIQYLESQ